From a single Eleginops maclovinus isolate JMC-PN-2008 ecotype Puerto Natales chromosome 20, JC_Emac_rtc_rv5, whole genome shotgun sequence genomic region:
- the LOC134883492 gene encoding 52 kDa repressor of the inhibitor of the protein kinase-like produces MSFFCCIYLVSQHVEGELPAASSSSNETALPGNSAVEEQRDAAAPEVAEDVRVRQAAECEVAQPSSVLDSDLGFFIDATKSIEEIAQAVCQMSDGQKYNLVKNHVRPSKHFIFPTTFIGGCNRAFRYDWFEEHGWWLVYSMKLDGAFCICCALFLNATERKQSTSLINAPFSKWHKKTKIIGSHQSKANHLVAFERAKLFRQSHENPNTRISVRMDSAKETNIKENRHILKCVAEAVLYCGRQCIALRGSAEQQHCSGNPGNFLALLKLLSNHDEKLKQHLEKPKLKNATYLSPQSQNEMIDVIGKHMIQAKIVEEVRHAQMYTVLADEVTSHNEELMPMCVRFVDKDLNIREELLEICTLPRITGRHIASAIKDVLSHLSIEIADCRGQGYDGASNMSSENVGVQALIKKDAPKAVYMHCNGHCLNLVIARSCALPVVRNMIDKMKYIVMFFTCSPKREHLLKEVVDKEAHSTGKRKPLIDLSRTRWAARHDAYSHFYSAFVFIIKALEVMAQGLHTEEYSEDVTSGWEGKYKAEAYGLLSGLQNFGFILTFLTVYQVLSHLAGITVKLQSTSLDIIEAFSMVDEVKSVYKELRETIDDDFNQIYEQAVRMAAQVNVEPTQPRAAGRQKHRENVPAEGVKEYYLRNMTIPFLDHVISEFESRFSPLSVTASRLMGLIPSVQCNSDVTVDISEAVALYQDDLPSPEVIDQELKRWKLKWQVKALHQRPSSCASAIKECDEMMYPNIFKLLKIACTLPVTSCECERSASVLRRLNTFMRSSMGEDRMSSLALIHTHYDMALDLDEAVDLYSKMHPRRLELMSVLMQ; encoded by the coding sequence atgtctttcttttgctgtatttatttagtgagtcagcatgtggagggtgagctaccagcagctagtagtagcagcaatgaaacagccttgccaggtaacagtgcagtggaagagcagagagatgcagcagctcctgaagtggctgaggatgtgagagtgagacaggcagcagaatgtgaggtagcccagccgagctctgtacttgacagtgaccttggcttcttcatagatgcaaccaaatctattgaggaaatagcacaggctgtgtgtcagatgtctgatggccaaaagtacaatttggtgaaaaaccacgtcagaccttcgaaacatttcattttcccaactacatttattggtgggtgcaacagggcattcaggtatgattggtttgaggagcatggatggtggctggtttacagcatgaaactcgatggcgctttctgcatatgctgtgctctctttctcaatgccacagagaggaaacagtcaacttcactgataaatgcgcccttcagtaaatggcataagaaaacgaagataattggaagccaccaatcgaaagcaaaccatttagtggcatttgaaagagcaaaactgtttcgacagtcacatgaaaaccccaatacccggatatcagtccgtatggacagtgcaaaggagaccaacatcaaagagaacaggcacattctcaagtgcgttgcagaggctgttctctactgtggccgtcaatgcattgcactgagaggatcagctgagcagcagcattgtagtggcaatcctgggaatttcttggccctattgaaactgctttcaaatcacgatgaaaagctgaagcagcatttggagaaaccaaagctaaaaaatgccacatatctatcacctcaaagccaaaatgaaatgattgatgtaatagggaagcacatgattcaggccaagatcgtggaagaggtcaggcatgctcagatgtacacagtcctagctgatgaggtcacatcccataatgaagagctgatgccaatgtgtgttcgcttcgtggacaaagacttaaatatcagagaggagttgcttgagatttgtactttgccacggatcacaggtcgccacattgcaagcgcgatcaaagatgtgctgagtcatctaagcatagagattgctgactgtcgaggccaggggtacgatggcgccagcaatatgagcagcgaaaatgttggcgttcaagctttgataaaaaaggatgcgcctaaggcagtttatatgcactgcaatgggcattgcttgaaccttgtcattgcacgctcttgtgctcttccagttgtgcgcaacatgattgataagatgaagtacatcgtcatgttcttcacctgcagcccgaagagggaacaccttctcaaggaggttgtagataaggaggcacattctaccggaaagcggaagcccctgattgacctcagccgcacaagatgggcagcacggcatgatgcctacagtcacttctacagtgcctttgtcttcattattaaGGCTCTGGAAGTCATGGCACAGGGTCTCcatacagaggagtacagtgaAGATGTCACCAGTGGATGGGAGGGCAAGTACAAAGCAGAGGCCTATGGTCTCTTGAGTGGGCtacaaaactttggattcatcctCACATTCCTCACCGTATACCAAGTTTTATCCCACCTGGCGGGCATCACGGTGAAACTGCAAAGCACCTCACTCGACATCATCGAGGCATTTAGCATGGTTGATGAGGTGAAGTCTGTCTACAAGGAGCTCCGCGAGACCATCGACGACGACTTCAATCAAATCTACGAACAAGCAGTTAGGATGGCTGCTCAGGTCAACGTGGAACCAACCCAGCCGAGAGCAGCtggaaggcagaaacacagggaaaatgtacccgctgaaggagtgaaggagtACTATCTCCGGAACATGACGATACCCTTCTTAGACCATGTCATTTCAGAGTTTGAGTCCAGATTTAGTCCCCTCTCTGTGACCGCATCAAGGCTCATGGGCCTAATTCCATCTGTCCAGTGCAACTCAGATGTAACGGTggacatctctgaagcagtcgctctgtaccaagatgacttgccatcaccagaggtcattgaccaggagctgaaacggtggaagttgaagtggcaggtcaaagcattacaccaaagaccaagctcatgtgcctcagctatcaaagagtgtgatgagatgatgtatccgaacatcttcaaactcctgaaaattgcatgcaccttgccagtgacctcctgcgaatgtgagaggtctgccagtgttctccggagactcaacacattcatgcggagcagcatgggagaggaccgcatgtcatccttggctctcatccatacccactacgacatggctctggatctggatgaagctgtcgatctatactcaaaaatgcacccaagacgattggagctgatgagcgttctgatgcaatag
- the bhlhe40 gene encoding class E basic helix-loop-helix protein 40 — protein MERITSAQPPPLVPKHPSLDIADMQGIEFPIYVYKPRRGMKRVDENKETYKLPHRLIEKKRRDRINECIAQLKDLLPEHLKLTTLGHLEKAVVLELTLKHVKSLSGLLEQQQQKIIALQNDLQISDHGGDSAENSEEMFRSGFHLCAKEVLHYLASHESSRDLTPSHVISHIQKVASEVLLRQSSLHPEESIPQASEKLKKPAGEPQRASEGSAKNCVPVIQRTYPHVTGEQSGSDTDTDSGYGGEHEKRDPKAQWSESHAKEGERKPAASEATAGAIKQEGDEPHAKKSRSESSEDEVLSGHMAGGPGSYMGFSPNQPPFCLPFYLIPPAAAAAAAYLPMLEKCWYNGGMSVMYPGMSGSPPSLTQESSPHGRAGSPISYRDSPALHKALKQIPPLNLETKD, from the exons ATGGAGAGGATTACCAGCGCGCAACCGCCTCCCTTGGTGCCAAAACACCCATCACTGGATATAGCCGACATGCAAGG AATCGAGTTTCCCATTTATGTGTACAAACCCAGGAGGGGAATGAAGCGTGTGGATGAGAACAAg GAGACATACAAGTTGCCTCACCGACTCATCGAGAAGAAGCGACGTGACAGAATCAACGAATGCATCGCCCAGCTGAAGGATTTGTTGCCAGAACATCTTAAGCTTACA ACGCTGGGTCATTTGGAGAAAGCTGTGGTGCTGGAGCTCACTCTGAAGCATGTGAAATCCCTAAGCGGCCtcctggagcagcagcagcagaaaatcATTGCTCTGCAGAACGACTTGCAAATCA GCGATCATGGAGGCGACAGTGCGGAGAACAGCGAGGAGATGTTCCGATCCGGATTTCACTTGTGCGCAAAAGAGGTCCTCCACTATCTGGCCAGCCATGAAAGCAGCAGGGACTTGACTCCTTCCCATGTCATCAGCCACATCCAGAAGGTAGCCTCCGAAGTCTTGCTCCGTCAGAGCAGCCTACACCCGGAGGAGTCCATCCCTCAAGCTTCGGAGAAACTGAAGAAACCCGCCGGGGAGCCCCAAAGGGCGTCCGAGGGCTCGGCAAAGAACTGCGTTCCCGTCATTCAAAGGACTTACCCCCATGTGACGGGGGAGCAGAGCGGCAGTGACACAGACACTGACAGCGGCTATGGGGGGGAACATGAAAAGCGTGACCCCAAAGCCCAGTGGTCAGAGAGCCACGCAAAGGAAGGGGAGCGCAAGCCCGCTGCATCCGAGGCGACGGCTGGTGCCATAAAGCAGGAGGGCGACGAGCCACATGCCAAGAAGTCGAGGTCAGAATCCTCAGAGGACGAGGTGCTCTCCGGTCACATGGCAGGAGGCCCCGGTAGCTACATGGGCTTCTCCCCAAACCAGCCCCCCTTTTGCCTCCCCTTCTACCTCATCccccctgcagctgcagcagcggcCGCCTATCTGCCCATGCTGGAGAAATGCTGGTACAACGGGGGCATGTCCGTTATGTACCCGGGCATGAGCGGTTCTCCACCAAGCTTGACCCAAGAAAGCTCCCCGCATGGGAGGGCAGGGTCTCCGATATCTTACCGCGACTCCCCCGCTCTTCACAAAGCTTTAAAGCAAATCCCCCCATTGAACTTGGAAACCAAAGACTGA